The sequence below is a genomic window from Humulus lupulus chromosome 3, drHumLupu1.1, whole genome shotgun sequence.
TGGTGTTAAATGGAAGATTTGAGAGTTATATGAGTTGTCGAAACGTTTGGAAAGGTTTCAAACAGCTCAAAATATGAATTGTTATATACCAGGCGATTTGTCTGGTACGTATTAGGCAATGTGTCGCCTATCACCAGATGATACATCGcttgataatattctactaattgtattatttaaatctcttgacttgttcgttatcagcttaccctacggtctagctcaTACTTATATCATGGCGATTTAGTAgggtaattgagtgggagtattgttcatagatatgaaatctataacttctgtatgagaagtgaaatgatgatttccttaattgttttgttcaaaaggttaaatgattgagatctcatttctgtgattaagttaacagaaatatcatttataaggaagtTAGtcggagttaaggataaaatactgatggatggttaaatggtaatttgcaccatGCTCGTTAgaaagtcatcgatagaggattgactgactattATATAGTTATAACAATAGATAACGTATTTGatgttttgaaaatacgttctatgaattcaagagctcaattccgaatctatagtagagtcatgaggaattaataaattgtgcaataatttatttaataagtaAACTCGCgggaatttattgaagcttgtattcatggattTATGGTTCCTATGTCGTCTCTCATCAAATCAAGTTGAATGGTCTCaaaaaattgatttaattatcaattaaaaatatcaaattgactaggtcaatttactgatatttacatgtaataagaatttggaaataaatgagatttattaatattgataaattggtgtccatataaataaataatattaaatcaggtttcaaaatataattagttaatttgaataaagatttaattaattaattaaaagataaataaataaaaatagtttgaatttaggcccaattgtgaTTTAATTTCAAGACATCAATTGGGCAATTctttaattttatgattattaattaataatgaaatatcttttatatttttatttaaacaatatatataattaattatgattattgtttaattaaattatcaATGTcataaacatcattttttttctcattttataattatatttttttaatttatggttattaattaatttaaagagACACTATatctattttctaaatttttttattctagtaataaatataatatatgtcaattaaaaatatttgtctatctatttatatatttatgttaatgAGAACCCCTAAGGAGTTGATGTGACACTCTAACAAATCTCTAATCACactatctattttctcattttttttacatttttatattatgtcagttaaaaatatatataacaataaataatctatctattcatatttttaaacttttgacaaaacacggggtctaaaatttaattttaaaaaataaacagtCAAAACTTACAATctgctaaaatacaaggttcaaaatactGTGAatccttacacaaaacataaatttctaTCAAAATAATTTAGAcgttttatttaaaatttttaaacttTTGACAAAATACGGAGtccaaaaattaaattttaaaaagaagGCGTCAAAACATGCAATCAGCAAAAATACAAGGTTTAAATAATCTATTTGActattcttatttttaatctGTTGATAAAACATAGAGTCCCTATGTTTGGTAGGAGAGATTTTTAGAAGAGATGGAAGGCATATGGGGGAAagatgagagaaaaaaaaatacttttttggTAAGAGAGAAAGTAGAAAAGAGAGGAGAGATAGAGAGAAGTCTTTCTCCAAATCCCCAAAATCAATTTTTCAAAAAGGAAAGATTTTAGACTATGcaaagaaatagaaaaaaattatatatatgccctttattaaattaaatatatattatataataagaaataatttattaaatttaaattttaaatcagCCTCTCAATACCAAATAATATTAAGAAAACTAATTatcctcttcatcctttttaaaTTCTCTATCCTTTCAACACTCTTTACTTCTTGCTAAAAATTGAATAAAAGTTCATTTTTGCAAAAATGGTcattacacaaaacataaattagatatttttataaagaaccacgcaaaacatatttaaaaaaaacatgcGTGTAATAAgttgtttgaactttgtttttagtactgtaattatttagaatttttttaaaacttgtaGGAGGATCGCTATACAGTGAACACCATCATAAAAAACATAGAGTCAAAACGACCCAATGTATCCATATAAGGAGTTTGTTGTATTGATAGAGTGAAAAAAAACTCACTaccacaaaattttcaaattttttttatattttttaataattacaaaatactACACTAGCTCGAATCGCAATTATGTTTTCTAGTTTATATATAAGTAAGAATCAATAATAATTGCCGATCCATTGACAAGAAAACAATAATTGCCGATCCACCGAGCAAAAATACAATAATTTCCCATCGACCCACCTTATAATTAAAACTACTTTTCATATTTTTCAAGAAATAAGTACACGAAACATGAGATATATAGTAAATtatttttacaaaaatccaaCCACCAGTCCCCCACAAAACTAAAGGATCAAGTTTATTATTGATCCAACCACAACACCACAAATCCCACAACATATATAGTAAATtatttttacaaaaatccaaCCACCAGTCCCCCACAAAACTAATGGATcaagtttattattattattagtatcccattatttttttaaaaaaattattattatttgcttTTTCAATATGGACACATTATACAACTATTTAAGAGTGTTAAGAGAGGTTCTTCCTGATATCATTTCAGAAAATCAAAGTGGTTTTGTTAAAGGTCGTCGCATTGCTCATAATATTATGCTCTGTCAAGACATGGTTCGGGGCTATGACAGAAGAAGTGCAAAATTTGCTTGTTTGTTCAAAATTGATCTCCAAAAAGCTTATGATTCTCTAGACTGGGATTTCCTTAAAGAAATGCTTGAAGCTTTAAATTTTCCTAAGAAATTTGTTGATCTTATTATGGATTGTATTACCACTCCTCAGTTTTCCTTTTCCATTAATGGTGCTCTTCATGGATATATTCATGCTCGCAGAGGTTTACGTCAAGGTGATCCTATATCACCGCTCTTTTTTGTGATTGGCATGGAATGCTTGTCTAGAATCTTGTCCAAGGTGTCTAAGGAGGCTGACTTTAAGTTTCACCCAAGATGCAAAAGTTTACAGCTCACTCATCTTTTTTTTGCAGAggaccttctttttttttttttttctgtaaaGGAGATTACAAAGCAGCTACATTGTTGCTTAGGGGTTTTAAACTGTTTTCTAATTCATCAGGGCTCCAAGCGAACATAAGTAAGTCAGCGGTTTATGGGGCAGGTATGGATACTAATTCTATTGATAGGCTGGTGGAATTATCTGGTTTTCCGAAATGTAGCTTGCCTTTTAAGTATCTTGGTATGACAATTTGTGCCAAAAGATTATCTAAATCTGATTGTGTTTGTTTGGTGGAGAAAATGGTTAACAGGATTAGGGTTTGGAGTAGTTGAAATCTGTCATATGCGGGTAGAATTGTCTTAATTAATTCAGTTCTCCTTACTATTAATTCTTAATGGTCTCAGTTGGTAATCTTACCAAAATCAGTTTTGCACAGTATTGTCCAAGTGTGTAGAGCTTTTCTCTGGAAAGGAGTTGACAGGATTAGTGGCCTGGGCTATGTTTCTTGGTCTGATGTTTGTCGCCCTAAAACAGAGGGTGGTTTGGGTTTTAAAGACATTGAGTCTTGGAATTTATGTGCTATGGGCAAACATGTTTGGGACATTGCTTCTAAGAAGGACAATTTATGGGTGAAGTGGGTAAATGCTATCTATATCAAGCAAGATGATTGGTGGGATCATGAAGCTCCTATTGATGCTAGCTGGTACTGGAAGAGGATAGTGCAAGTGAAAAATAGAATTAAAGCTGTGTTTTCTTTTATTGAATTTCAGAAGTTCAATTATACTATAGCAGGGATGGTTTCTAAAGTGCATTTGATTGCTGGTAGATGGAAGTTTAATATGATTTGGGATAGATTTTCTATTCCCAAACATAGATTTATCATTTGGCTTGCTCTTCTTGAAAGATTGCCAACATTTGACAGGATACAGAGATTCAAATCGCTTCAGAGTGTTAGTTGTGTGCTGTGTGGAAAGTTTGCTGAATGCCATGCTCATTTGTTTTTCTCCTGTAGTGTGAGTGCTAAAATTCTGGTTGAAACTCTTCAGTGGAGTGCTATTTCTTATCATGGTCATGACCTCAAGAACCTTTTGAAGTGGATTGGGAAAAATAAGCTCTCTCAAGGCAGAAGGAAGATTGTTTACAGTATTATATCAACTGTGGTTTATTTCATTTGGCACAGTAGAAACAGTATGGTTTGGGACCAAAAGTTTATCTCCATTGATGTTATTGTTAGAAATATAATTCATTGTCTGAAATTGAGACTTCAAAATATGAATTTAAGTAAGCTCAATAGAGTAGATATTATTTGGGTGGACTCTCTGTTAAGAGTTTGTAATTAATTTGTTTAGGAAGTTTGTTCCCTCTTTGTAATTGTTGTGTTGGAATACAAAGCTCTCtgatttacaaaaaaataaaagagtgttagagaaaaataaattgcttcaatggaaatggtaaaaactAAAATACAACTTTATTAAAATATACAATAGACAAAGtaatagattaaataaatgttacaattcaattataaaaaatacaaataaaatagagagatgtaaaagaagagaatagaaaatacaactcaaagcataacaattcaaataaatatataaagaagctagaaataataacaatagaaatagaagaacaataacaagaacaatagaaaaaactctcacactcacacaaccaaaatgTAGAGTAGTGGAGATAACCAATTTGAACaatgttcaagacctttgtcaaaaagcttattttctcatattctctaagcactaaggggaCTCTCAAATGGAAATAGTTatttggaattatcaagtcttTTGGTGTATTTCTTGCCAACtactctagtggatagaaaatagAGTGTCTTTCAAGTGAACAcaagactcctatttatagagattTTGAATCACATTTTGATTTTCAAACTCCACCAATTTATTTGGCTGTTACAGAACATCAATTGGACGTTCATGATGTTAAATGGAAGATTTGAGAATTATATGAGGTGTTGAAACGTTTGGAAATGTTTcaaataactcaaaatatgaatTGTTATATACTAGGCGATTCGTCTGGTACGTATATTAAGCAATGTGTCGCCTATCACCAGATGATATATCACCTGGTGTGTAACTTTTCCCATAAAGGTATCTGCGATGCATCGCCTCACAATGGGCGACGCAACACATGTGCCTCTATTTTACTCACTCCTTTGGTTACCCAAAATTGCCAAAATCATATCTTAacaactataaaatattatagcttTATGAAAATCAAATTCAAAGTGTAACTCCAATTAGCATAgttaaaatggtgattttttgggAGTGACAAAATTGTAATAAGATTTGGTACACCCAAAAaattatgttacaaaattttgACAAAATGAATTTGTCACACTCTCATTTATTTCTTACATATATTTAATCAGcattatataattataaaataatataacaaagagTAGCTTTTACTATAACGAATTCAACTTTGCAAGTaatctttcctttttcttttcttcaataAATACTAAACTGAAAAGGTAGAAAGTCAAAACATGACACAAGAAAACAACCTACCATAAACTCTATATATGTCACACTCTCATTTATTTCTTACATATATTTAATCagcattatattattataaaataatataacaaagagTAGCTTTTACTATAACGAATTCAACTTTGCAAGTaatctttcctttttcttttcttcaataAATACTAAACTGAAAAGGTCGAGAAAGTCAAAACATGACACAAGAAAACAACCTACCATAAACTCTATATATGTAAGTACCAATACGAGGTGAAAACcaaaaaaaacaaaacacaaaaatatGGGTGGGAAAAGCAAGGTTCTTGTAGTGGGTGGTACTGGCTACATAGGGAGGAGAATTGTAAAGGCAAGCCTAGCGGAAGGCCACCCGACCTTCGTCCTCCAGCGGAAGGAGATCGGCCTCGATATCGAGAAGGTACAGATGCTTCTAGGGTTCAAGATGGAAGGAGCTCATCTTGTTGAGGGCTCCTTTTCTGATTTCCAAAGCCTTGTGGATGCAGTGAAACTGGTCGATGTTGTCATTTGCACCATGTCAGGTGTCCACTTTCGTAGTCACAACATTTTGATGCAGCTCAAGCTTATTGAAGCCATTAAACAAGCTGGAAATGTTATGGTACAAACCTAATTAATCAAATCAATTATAGTTGTTTATGCTAATATTAATTACATTATAAATATATTGCTTTCATTTTGTTTtggatatattttatatattaattttttatgagGTAACTATAGATGATTTTGTTacaacttttttattttatttttaaattcacCTCTCTATAGAATTATGATTTTTACTGTTCAAATCAAATAGCGTAAGTTTCGATTCTGGACGATGATTTTTGTTGtactttatttagtttttttcttttcttttctttacgaGAGTAGTTAATAATTCAAAGATTCCGGGCCAGTAGATCCAGAGCAAATAGGCGTTGACTTAGTTGCTTTTGAAAGATATCTAGAATTGGAATGGAAACCCTTCTAATTTGATTAACTATAGCTAGATCCATTCTGTCGGCCGGACTCCAATTTGTTTAATTTGtttgtgttttttatttttacattaaatttgtttttgtttgtttgttgttGTACTGATTTTCTCTAAAACAAAACAGATACTGATAATTTTTAATATACATTCCCAAATTCCATTTATTAATTTGAGGATAATAATATCAGATCTATTGGAACgtataagaaaatatatattattgatgTTATGAAATTGGTGGGTGGCAGCGATTCTTACCGTCAGAATTTGGTATGGATCCAGCACGAATGGGAGATGCACTTGAGCCAGGAAATGTGACATTTGAAGAGAAAATGCGAGTTAGGAAAGCAATTGAAGAGTCAAATATTCCTTTCACTTACGTTTCGGCCAACTGCTTTGCCGGTTATTTCGCTGGCAATCTTTCACAAATGGGCAATCTTTTTCCGCCGAGGGACAAACTCTATATATATGGAGATGGCAATTCTAAAGGTACGTACACTCGATCGGGAGTGCGTATATTAATTAAGCTAAGTAGTTTATGATTCAATAGTAAATATCACTCTTTTTTGTGTTTTGTGGCAAATAGTAAATATTACTTttaatatttcaataaaaaatatcttaactacCGTTCATGTCAAACAACAACTAATACTAAGGGCTTGTGTCGCATAATTTTTACTTTTAGACATGAGAAGAAGAGAAGTAAAAATTTGAACTTTCTAATTCCTGtttgtatttatattttaaaatagctTTTTTCTTTGTTAAAGAGCTTTTCAGAGTATTTGGTATATACTGCATAAAAACtctgataaaataaatatcaaatttaaccataaatatatgtttataataataataataatatgtgttATGTCTGAACTCATTTGAAAATTAAtcgtttgaaaaaaaaattaattgcatacatatgaattaatattaattaataaataaaaaatcataaaaatctaaacgtaattaacaaaaaatctaaaattttaaattaaatatttaaatataaaaatctaaatgTAGTTAGAAAAAGAAATTctatatataaaacaataataagaaaaaaaaactaaaaaaaatcatacGTAAATGTTTTTAGAAAAATTAGATAGAatactttttaagaaaaaagaaaTCGTATTATATAACTGTTATCTTCACAATTAATTTAGGATAAAGATGTAAtttactttttttcttttataaaaaattgGGGTAAAATAGGTATTATGAAAGAttcattaaaataagaaaatagcTTCCCGTGTTATTTTAGAAGTCCTTCCTGAAAAAGCTGGTGAGTCTCTGCTTCTCTTAAAAACTCTTCTAAATTAAAAAAGTTATTTCTATATTTTATCCTAACACACCTAAAAGTAACTTTAAGACTTCAAAATCTCTTCCAAAGCCATGCCAAACAGAGCCTAAATCTCAAATCATTACCTTTGTAAAACAGAAATAAAACATAAGTACCACATTCTAAACATGTGAAGTTCACCTaagtaattatttgaaatattaaattttcttaagtattaaatattttttaaaaaaattagctttcccctataaatatgatTACCCAAACTTGTTGACATTCAATTTACAACTAAAATTTGCAACAGTTCACAGAGCAGATAAGCAAAATTATGTCAAGTACTTGGAGGAATACCTCATATCGAAAAGCAAAGCTTAGTCTCCAATTACAATAGAACTCATGttaatctcttttcttcttgaatgcTTGCCTTGAATTTTGAAGGTATCCATAAGCCCCTAGTTCAAAGTAACATTATCTAGTCAAGAGGCATGATAATGTTACTTTAAACTAGGGAGTTATGGTTATCATCACAATACATAAATTCCTCATATCCTATTCAAAACCTACCGCCAAAAttaaaaagtttaaattataactatatgaataaataatacatatttaaaaacatgttcaattaataaatcctaaaaaattgggcagagtttcccctatttctataagatatctcaatttcataagtacctATTAATTTAACACAAACAAACATAATAATCAATATGCATAATTTCATCCTTATACCACCTTACCACACAAATTTATCAAAAACTACTTCCTTGATTTTCAAACATAATTTCCACTAAATTCAATATGGTTTAACTATAATTCTATACATATgtacaatagtaataaataaaaataaacttctCACTCACCTTAAAATTAATCTTGAAGCTAGTAACCACTAGTGAAAAATCAAATTACCTCCAAAACAATAACCGtcctaaaaataatataaacaaaattaaatataataattattaagtTTATAATAACTAGTACCAAACATTAAAAATATTATAcaaataaaactttattttaactaaatattaacttgattttttttacaacaacATATCTAaacattaaaactatattttataaatgaattttttttaactagatattaacttgattttttttattataacaacaacatattaacttttttttaacaacaacaaaatattaacttcattagttttctaaataattattataaataaaaacataatataaaatacaaaaataaatcaaataaattataaatttagtaatacattaatattaaatttggattaataaaaaaaatgatcacaaacacattttttaagattcatacattcttaaataatcaaatacaactctaaaacattattatcaactaccataaacacatatacattatcaatatattatcaaaaatataaaaaatatctgaaataatatatataaaaaaaattcatgtaAACATCTATTTAACAATCAATACATAGTACAAACCTCAAAAATTTGTATAGAAGCTGAAAATCCATTGAAAACCCCAAAACAATGGGTATTTCCGACCACCACATGTCACCATTGTCAAGACACAATTTTTTCAATCAAAACTGAAAATAACCAAGTTTCGATGATATATATTTGAGTTTTCTAGCAAGATTGAtagaagaaaatgagagaaaatagTGCTATATGGTGAAACCCTCATTTTTTTCACAGTGGAAATGGAGGtttttgctctctgtttggggGGTTTTAGCGCTTCAGAAATGAGTGAGAAATCGAAGGGCTTAGGATATAAGCAcatttaacttcagttttttgCTAAAAACCAAAGTTAAAAGGTTACCTTTAAGTTtggttttataaaaaaaactgaagttaaagggTTCCGTCATTTTTCTCCTCCGCCTATTACCCTTTAACTTCACTTTACGTAAATAACCGAAGTAAAAGTTTAATTTCTATGAGTGCTAAACGAAAAAAGCGAAGTTAAAAGTCCATCAAAAGCTTTAActtcattttttatgtatttcttaataattctatgtataaaaaccaAAGTTAAATTAGTGCAAGGGTCCAATATGTCAAGGACAAATCTTTTACTGTTAACACATGGACCATGGCGAAGTCTTAGCAAGACTATATATGCTTTGATATGTGATTAATTATTATGTTCTTCGTACATATATGTATCATTTATTTTCTTATTGCTGAGACATCTATACATAGTAATTGAGCACCATGCACACAAAATCCATGAAATAATAAATATGGGCAATAAATTATTATATCATGCATGTGTATAAATGAATTCAAGGTTAGTATGTGGTGAATTATTATGTTCCATAGTATTTACTAAATTACTAATAATCTCTCTgtgcgtatatatatatattcgtttaataataataat
It includes:
- the LOC133823744 gene encoding uncharacterized protein LOC133823744, whose protein sequence is MDTLYNYLRVLREVLPDIISENQSGFVKGRRIAHNIMLCQDMVRGYDRRSAKFACLFKIDLQKAYDSLDWDFLKEMLEALNFPKKFVDLIMDCITTPQFSFSINGALHGYIHARRGLRQGDPISPLFFVIGMECLSRILSKVSKEADFKFHPRCKRLQANISKSAVYGAGMDTNSIDRLVELSGFPKCSLPFKYLGMTICAKRLSKSDCVCLVEKMLVILPKSVLHSIVQVCRAFLWKGVDRISGLGYVSWSDVCRPKTEGGLGFKDIESWNLCAMGKHVWDIASKKDNLWVKWVNAIYIKQDDWWDHEAPIDASWYWKRIVQVKNRIKAVFSFIEFQKFNYTIAGMVSKVHLIAGRWKFNMIWDRFSIPKHRFIIWLALLERLPTFDRIQRFKSLQSVSCVLCGKFAECHAHLFFSCSVSAKILVETLQWSAISYHGHDLKNLLKWIGKNKLSQGRRKIVYSIISTVVYFIWHSRNSMVWDQKFISIDVIVRNIIHCLKLRLQNMNLSKLNRVDIIWVDSLLRVCN
- the LOC133822287 gene encoding isoflavone reductase homolog; amino-acid sequence: MGGKSKVLVVGGTGYIGRRIVKASLAEGHPTFVLQRKEIGLDIEKVQMLLGFKMEGAHLVEGSFSDFQSLVDAVKLVDVVICTMSGVHFRSHNILMQLKLIEAIKQAGNVMRFLPSEFGMDPARMGDALEPGNVTFEEKMRVRKAIEESNIPFTYVSANCFAGYFAGNLSQMGNLFPPRDKLYIYGDGNSKVIFMDEDDVATYTIKSIDDPRTLNKTVYLQPPDNILSQRQLVEKWEEMIGKKLEKVTISEQDFLNSMKDLDYAEQVGVGHFYHIFYEGCLTNFEIGEEGEEASKLYPEVKYTRMDEYLKMYL